In a single window of the Arachis hypogaea cultivar Tifrunner chromosome 6, arahy.Tifrunner.gnm2.J5K5, whole genome shotgun sequence genome:
- the LOC112757776 gene encoding uncharacterized protein: MDVVLDKGATHDDDHSLPKVRTLVVKSMMPGKETQPRLARKVLMASNDHDTMQPRTIVGGCYKVVLYYDNDNSEESGWSFYGWIVESLCMVLVDYPILSGRLLERDTGLEIVSTDSGFRLLSAQCQWSLSQFLDLNERHNNNETELVYWKEIDETLPQFSPLCYVQASTIISSTYTLL, translated from the coding sequence ATGGACGTTGTGCTTGACAAAGGTGCCACCCATGATGATGATCATAGCCTCCCAAAGGTGCGGACCTTAGTCGTGAAGTCCATGATGCCGGGCAAGGAAACTCAACCACGGCTAGCTCGCAAAGTCTTGATGGCCAGTAACGACCATGATACCATGCAGCCAAGGACCATTGTTGGAGGGTGCTACAAAGTAGTGCTCTACTATGATAATGATAATAGTGAAGAGAGTGGTTGGTCTTTTTATGGTTGGATTGTGGAGTCACTGTGCATGGTCCTAGTGGACTACCCTATACTATCTGGGAGGCTCCTGGAAAGAGACACGGGACTGGAAATTGTGTCTACTGATTCTGGCTTTCGACTATTGTCGGCACAGTGTCAATGGAGCTTGTCACAGTTTCTTGATCTCAATGAGAGACACAATAATAATGAGACTGAGCTTGTCTACTGGAAGGAAATTGATGAGACACTTCCTCAGTTCTCCCCCTTGTGCTATGTTCaggcaagtactattatttcttCTACATATACTTTACTTTAA
- the LOC112757777 gene encoding uncharacterized protein, with amino-acid sequence MLPQNGEIKKSIFIHPLVKDHEVLPSHVISRTFSRKRAESMIFKITSTTDVMIMSINQETWRELAMLCVKNLEQKHNIQMGSKFSFLVKKHSSSSSSGVITIESCSNNGGNNVKRLGLKYQITLATWNEFGLYNVAFCEANKPVHVSCWVASSVPEGHVMAMPHPRDNLSAVIIVTPPTPN; translated from the coding sequence ATGTTACCCCAAAATGGAGAAATTAAGAAATCCATATTTATCCACCCTTTAGTGAAAGATCATGAGGTTCTCCCCAGCCATGTAATCAGCCGCACATTCAGCAGAAAGCGAGCAGAAAGCATGATTTTCAAGATCACTTCCACCACTGATGTGATGATCATGAGTATCAATCAAGAAACATGGAGGGAGTTAGCCATGCTTTGTGTTAAAAACTTAGAACAAAAACATAACATACAAATGGGTTCAAAATTTTCTTTCCTTGTGAAGAAACACTCGTCCTCATCATCAAGTGGGGTCATCACAATTGAAAGCTGCTCAAATAATGGTGGAAACAATGTTAAGAGGTTGGGTCTCAAATATCAAATCACCCTAGCAACGTGGAACGAGTTTGGATTGTACAATGTAGCATTTTGTGAAGCAAACAAACCTGTTCATGTTTCATGTTGGGTTGCGTCTTCAGTTCCTGAAGGACATGTTATGGCAATGCCACACCCAAGGGATAATTTATCTGCAGTGATTATAGTCACACCTCCAACTCCAAATTGA